The Parachlamydiales bacterium genome has a segment encoding these proteins:
- the tolB gene encoding Tol-Pal system protein TolB, protein MHHFLFLLLCLFFNVLSADSMVIELATDDPRTPVYLASFSHDYKNFQADYVRQLEHILCYDLSHNGSSVCSVGNKQFDTLITQKRYQDKSFANNGIMCCIQASIADKKLSIILASTNDNWTKALEGVSLKGNIDEDRRQIHLIADAIHNSLFDSPGIASTKLLYTLRSPADKPNTWNSEVWECDYDGANARQITLDAGYCISPTYVPPKEGKTSSAFLYVSYANGQPKLFLAPLKDFKPQRLSLLRGNQLMPAVSRQRNKIAFISDATGNPDLFIQDFSTEKGPIDKPYQAFSSHKATQGSPAFSPDGRKVAFVSNKDGNPRIYILDISQVSPGKPVKNVKLISRTSRENSAPAWSPDGTKIAYCALSDGVRQIWIYEVDEEKETQITNGSIHKENPSWAPNSRALVYNSNTNEGGELFLLDLAMPIPTQIPVGKGQKRFPSWEPR, encoded by the coding sequence ATGCACCATTTTTTATTCTTACTCCTATGCTTATTTTTTAATGTATTGTCAGCTGATTCTATGGTGATTGAATTGGCTACAGATGATCCACGCACCCCTGTGTACCTAGCTTCTTTTTCACATGACTACAAAAATTTCCAAGCCGACTATGTCAGACAGCTAGAGCATATCCTTTGCTATGATCTATCCCATAACGGCTCTTCCGTCTGCTCTGTGGGCAATAAGCAGTTCGATACCCTGATAACGCAAAAACGCTATCAAGATAAGTCTTTCGCTAATAATGGTATCATGTGCTGTATCCAGGCCTCTATAGCGGATAAAAAGCTATCCATTATCCTAGCCAGCACTAACGACAATTGGACAAAAGCCCTTGAAGGAGTTTCTCTTAAGGGTAATATCGATGAAGACCGGCGCCAAATCCACCTCATCGCGGATGCAATCCATAACTCGCTCTTTGACTCCCCCGGCATCGCCTCTACCAAGCTGCTTTACACCCTGCGCTCTCCTGCCGATAAGCCAAATACGTGGAACTCTGAAGTTTGGGAATGCGATTACGACGGTGCCAATGCCCGTCAAATCACCTTAGACGCCGGATACTGCATCTCTCCCACCTACGTCCCTCCCAAAGAAGGCAAGACTAGCAGTGCTTTTCTCTATGTATCCTATGCCAATGGACAACCTAAACTTTTTCTAGCTCCTCTTAAAGACTTTAAACCACAACGCCTCAGCCTTCTCCGCGGCAACCAGCTCATGCCTGCAGTGTCGCGGCAGCGTAATAAAATTGCCTTCATCAGCGATGCTACGGGCAACCCTGACCTTTTCATCCAAGACTTTTCCACCGAAAAAGGCCCTATAGATAAGCCTTATCAAGCGTTCAGCTCCCACAAGGCAACTCAAGGCTCCCCAGCTTTCAGTCCGGACGGTCGTAAAGTGGCCTTCGTTTCCAATAAAGACGGCAATCCCCGCATCTATATTCTCGATATCAGCCAAGTGTCCCCCGGCAAACCCGTCAAAAATGTTAAACTTATCTCCCGCACCTCCCGTGAAAACAGCGCTCCTGCATGGTCTCCTGATGGAACCAAAATCGCTTACTGCGCCCTCTCGGACGGTGTACGACAAATCTGGATTTATGAAGTCGACGAGGAGAAGGAAACGCAAATTACCAATGGCAGCATACACAAGGAAAACCCTTCATGGGCACCCAACAGCCGCGCTCTTGTGTACAACTCTAATACGAACGAAGGCGGCGAACTCTTTTTATTAGATTTAGCCATGCCTATTCCCACACAAATACCTGTGGGAAAAGGGCAAAAACGCTTTCCTTCTTGGGAACCGCGTTAA
- a CDS encoding biopolymer transporter ExbD has translation MTRRRMIGIRRQPVTEAEPELNLTPLIDVVFVILIMFIVIAPLMEYENIQLAEASIADLSQAKSVAASSVISIHVKADNTISLNGECVGCENLTVKLQEMKQQHPEITPQLFQDKRAQFGTYQKVKNATEAAGYASLDLILSPP, from the coding sequence ATGACACGCAGACGCATGATCGGAATTAGAAGGCAGCCGGTCACGGAAGCTGAGCCTGAGCTTAATCTTACTCCACTTATTGATGTCGTTTTCGTCATACTTATCATGTTTATTGTGATTGCTCCATTAATGGAATACGAAAACATCCAACTAGCAGAGGCTTCCATTGCCGACTTATCACAAGCAAAATCCGTCGCAGCGAGCAGCGTAATTTCGATTCATGTGAAAGCCGACAATACCATCTCATTAAATGGAGAATGCGTAGGATGCGAGAACCTTACCGTGAAATTACAGGAGATGAAGCAGCAGCATCCTGAAATCACGCCTCAGCTTTTCCAAGACAAACGTGCACAGTTTGGAACTTATCAGAAAGTGAAGAATGCAACGGAAGCAGCAGGTTATGCTTCGTTAGACCTGATATTATCTCCGCCATGA
- a CDS encoding MotA/TolQ/ExbB proton channel family protein codes for MIIYNLVLNSNPFINAYFNSDLFGKCIFIALISASLISWSLILYKCWLTRKARKYSTNFQSIFERHQLDPLTISAEAPKEEINPFRDLYFILKRQTLELLRKNRHYASAHPTGETSAYLSTADISLVESHLAGGIAQQSQKLEAHLFVLAMIVTLGPFLGLLGTVWGILMSFGEMQSSAANNQAILGGISLALATTVLGILDAIPALIGYSYLKSSCKALSTDMECFSNEMLAAIELHYRKVDMP; via the coding sequence ATGATTATATACAATCTTGTTTTAAATAGCAACCCTTTTATTAACGCTTACTTTAATAGCGACCTGTTTGGTAAGTGTATATTTATAGCATTAATTAGTGCTTCATTAATTAGTTGGAGCCTTATTTTATATAAATGTTGGCTGACTAGAAAAGCAAGGAAATACTCTACAAATTTCCAATCTATTTTTGAAAGACATCAATTAGATCCCCTAACAATTTCAGCCGAAGCCCCTAAAGAAGAAATCAACCCTTTCCGTGACCTTTATTTTATTTTAAAGCGGCAGACGTTGGAGCTCCTACGTAAAAATCGGCATTATGCGTCGGCCCACCCGACGGGAGAAACTTCAGCTTACCTTTCCACCGCGGATATTTCACTTGTCGAATCACACCTTGCCGGCGGAATTGCCCAGCAATCCCAAAAATTAGAAGCCCATCTTTTTGTCCTCGCCATGATCGTCACATTAGGTCCCTTCTTAGGACTTTTGGGAACAGTATGGGGTATCTTAATGTCCTTCGGCGAAATGCAGTCCAGCGCAGCCAACAATCAGGCCATCCTTGGCGGTATTTCTTTAGCCCTTGCAACGACCGTTTTAGGAATTCTCGATGCTATTCCGGCACTCATCGGTTACAGTTACCTTAAAAGTTCCTGCAAAGCCCTTTCTACAGATATGGAATGCTTCAGCAATGAGATGCTTGCGGCGATAGAACTCCATTACCGTAAAGTGGACATGCCATAA
- a CDS encoding thioredoxin family protein — MRFIIRLLLVLITTFSLSTGALAAMDKEDWLDMMGGGSSVEAVMKIEQKAVQPGSNFTVAIAFDVQDPWHCYWQNPGDVGMGAQLQWILPPGYTVTEVTWPTPDRFETEGQIGFGYAKPFALLAEINVPDTVKAGDVSAITAEVQWVACSDQMCLPGSATLTQEITVAPTTQVASLHKDFFADARQALPKKISAARAVYQNGLLALQIDTDAQNATKIEFFSQDQQVVDHKQPLQILNQNKNVAIALPTYAQYEAKPLRGVIVVHGPEGKKGYSIDAPVDAKGSPELLAMLEAQNPPMKLPEMTSELDEFHFAGGFLLALAMAFLGGMILNLMPCVLPVISFKILSFVRMSGQDRSTILKHGLSFAAGVLISFWVLASLLMILQAYGRTVGWGFQLQEPLFVGILAAVMLVFGLSMFGVFEFGAFFAAWVGNRSAAPAEKQESMLASFSNGILATAVATPCTGPFLGSAVGYAVTLPPAESLLIFTFLGLGMAFPYLLLAAFPSMLRYLPKPGAWMDSFKEFMGFVMLGSVLWLVWVFGFQTDMVSQSMLLIGLFILSLACWIYGRWSAPHRSKRTRMLSMVLALILVGFGGQCILSAGKTSDETPAVASAVHAGGWENFDPDRIAALQAQGVPVFVDFTAKWCLICQTNHLVLSTQEVNQKMMEQGVVKMKADWTKSDPVITQYLKKFGRSGVPLYILYNGRPGDKPEILPQVLTQDSVLNSLERLPVPVAQVR, encoded by the coding sequence ATGCGTTTTATCATTCGTTTATTGCTCGTATTAATAACAACTTTTTCTTTAAGCACCGGGGCTCTGGCCGCGATGGATAAAGAAGATTGGCTAGATATGATGGGCGGCGGCTCTTCTGTGGAAGCCGTAATGAAGATTGAACAAAAAGCAGTGCAGCCAGGTAGTAATTTTACCGTAGCCATCGCCTTCGATGTCCAAGATCCCTGGCATTGTTATTGGCAGAATCCCGGCGATGTGGGCATGGGAGCGCAGCTCCAATGGATCCTTCCCCCAGGATATACTGTCACAGAAGTCACCTGGCCAACCCCTGACCGCTTCGAAACAGAAGGCCAAATAGGGTTTGGTTACGCTAAACCATTCGCACTTCTCGCAGAAATCAATGTTCCCGACACAGTAAAAGCAGGCGATGTCAGCGCCATCACAGCTGAAGTGCAGTGGGTTGCATGCTCAGACCAGATGTGCCTGCCCGGATCAGCTACGCTGACCCAAGAAATTACTGTGGCGCCTACGACTCAAGTAGCGTCCCTTCACAAAGACTTTTTTGCCGACGCTCGCCAAGCCCTGCCTAAAAAGATCAGCGCTGCCCGCGCCGTCTATCAAAATGGCTTGTTGGCTCTACAGATTGACACAGATGCGCAAAATGCCACAAAAATTGAATTCTTCTCTCAAGATCAGCAGGTCGTCGACCATAAACAGCCTCTGCAGATTCTTAACCAGAACAAAAATGTTGCTATCGCTTTGCCTACATACGCGCAATATGAAGCAAAACCTCTGCGCGGCGTCATCGTCGTTCACGGGCCGGAAGGCAAAAAAGGCTATTCTATCGATGCGCCTGTCGATGCCAAAGGAAGTCCTGAACTTCTGGCTATGCTTGAAGCTCAAAATCCTCCCATGAAACTTCCGGAAATGACTTCCGAATTGGATGAGTTCCATTTCGCCGGCGGCTTCCTGCTTGCTTTGGCCATGGCTTTCTTGGGCGGGATGATCCTTAACTTGATGCCATGCGTTCTTCCTGTCATCTCCTTCAAAATCCTAAGCTTTGTAAGGATGTCAGGACAAGACCGCAGCACAATCCTGAAACATGGATTGTCTTTTGCTGCAGGCGTATTAATCTCTTTCTGGGTCCTTGCGTCTCTATTGATGATCCTGCAAGCCTACGGCCGTACTGTGGGCTGGGGATTCCAGCTGCAAGAACCTCTTTTCGTAGGAATCTTAGCTGCAGTCATGCTTGTTTTCGGTCTCAGCATGTTCGGTGTTTTCGAATTCGGCGCCTTCTTTGCTGCCTGGGTCGGCAACCGCTCCGCTGCTCCTGCTGAAAAACAGGAAAGCATGCTAGCCTCTTTCAGCAATGGTATCCTCGCGACTGCAGTAGCTACTCCCTGCACCGGACCTTTCTTAGGATCTGCTGTAGGTTATGCCGTGACTTTGCCGCCCGCAGAATCCCTCCTTATCTTTACGTTCCTCGGCTTGGGAATGGCTTTCCCTTACCTACTGCTAGCTGCTTTCCCCAGCATGCTGCGCTACCTCCCCAAACCCGGTGCCTGGATGGACTCTTTTAAGGAGTTCATGGGCTTTGTTATGCTAGGCTCCGTCCTCTGGCTTGTCTGGGTCTTCGGCTTCCAAACGGACATGGTATCCCAATCGATGCTGCTGATCGGCCTATTCATTTTATCTCTAGCATGCTGGATCTATGGACGCTGGAGCGCCCCGCACCGCAGCAAACGAACACGCATGCTCAGCATGGTCTTAGCCTTGATTCTCGTAGGATTTGGCGGCCAGTGCATTTTATCCGCCGGTAAAACATCCGATGAGACACCTGCCGTAGCTTCTGCTGTCCACGCCGGTGGCTGGGAAAACTTCGACCCTGATCGTATCGCAGCTTTACAAGCGCAAGGTGTTCCCGTCTTTGTGGATTTCACCGCCAAATGGTGCCTGATCTGCCAGACCAACCACCTAGTGCTAAGCACCCAAGAAGTAAACCAAAAAATGATGGAGCAAGGCGTTGTCAAAATGAAAGCAGATTGGACTAAATCCGATCCTGTCATCACGCAATACCTGAAAAAATTCGGCCGCAGCGGTGTTCCTCTTTATATCTTGTATAATGGGAGACCTGGGGATAAACCCGAGATCCTACCCCAAGTTCTAACACAAGACTCTGTACTGAATTCTTTGGAACGCTTGCCCGTTCCGGTAGCACAGGTACGCTAA
- a CDS encoding TatD family hydrolase — MLIDSHAHITSAACLPDADALIAAAQAAGVGSIVNICTDAASMAAGVDLRRRYPQVFNAGATTPHDVEKEGEECFELFASHARNGDLVAVGETGLDYYYEHSPRVLQQEFLVRYLKLALECRLPVVIHCRDAFSDFFRFLDAHYTVNGQHAPGVLHCFTGDEKEAKEVVSRGWFLSLSGIVTYKKSAILKDVAKAVPLDNLLIETDSPYLAPESKRGRKNQPAYIIETAQVIADLKGIPFETVAAATAENARRLFSLR; from the coding sequence ATGCTGATAGACTCCCACGCCCATATCACTTCTGCCGCATGTCTTCCCGATGCGGACGCTTTGATCGCTGCTGCACAAGCTGCCGGCGTGGGCTCTATCGTAAATATTTGTACCGACGCCGCATCCATGGCTGCAGGGGTAGACCTGCGACGACGCTATCCTCAAGTTTTTAATGCAGGGGCAACAACTCCTCACGACGTGGAAAAGGAAGGGGAGGAGTGCTTTGAACTTTTCGCCTCCCATGCCCGCAACGGAGATCTCGTTGCCGTAGGCGAAACCGGACTAGACTACTACTACGAACACTCTCCACGTGTGCTACAACAAGAGTTTTTAGTGCGCTATCTAAAACTAGCATTAGAATGCCGCCTGCCCGTGGTTATCCACTGCCGCGACGCTTTTTCAGATTTTTTCCGCTTTCTCGATGCCCACTACACCGTGAATGGCCAGCACGCCCCCGGTGTTCTCCACTGCTTCACTGGCGACGAAAAGGAAGCCAAAGAAGTGGTTTCCCGTGGCTGGTTTCTCTCCCTCAGCGGCATCGTTACCTATAAAAAAAGCGCAATCCTAAAGGATGTGGCCAAAGCCGTCCCTTTAGATAATCTCCTTATCGAAACAGACTCTCCCTATCTCGCTCCCGAATCAAAACGGGGCAGAAAAAATCAACCGGCGTATATTATAGAAACTGCCCAAGTCATCGCCGACTTGAAGGGAATACCTTTTGAAACCGTAGCCGCCGCAACGGCAGAAAACGCCCGACGTCTTTTTTCGTTGCGCTAA
- the nrdJ gene encoding ribonucleoside-triphosphate reductase, adenosylcobalamin-dependent, whose amino-acid sequence MTKPTPRAMATSLRTYHRPVVEGGTMLESWNQVVDRVVEHQRWLWERALNRPLNDREDHELEEIRSLIVDRYLAPSGRTLWLGGTELSRTRESCMFNCSYTHVETVYDLVDVLWLLLQGCGVGFRPITGTLNGFRRPLQDIIVIRSQRTEKGGVPHNVETYNPQTHEWRIKVGDSAVAWAKAIGKLVAGKFPARSLILDFSEIRPAGTRLKGYGWISSGDEQIAIAFKAIAKILSDRSDQLLTRMDILDIVNWLGTILSSRRSAQIALFEYGVPEWQDFASAKKEWWLRDKAHRQQSNNSLLFRRKPTRRELEEMFQMMLDAGGSEPGMINAVEAERRAPWFQGVNPCCEILLGNKSFCNLTEVNVLAFKGDKIGLERALYLAGRMNYRQTMVDLRDEILQEAWHLNNSFLHLCGVGLTGIRARPDLTAYDFKRMRNITVSAAYSMAYELDSPLPKNVTCVKPSGTLSKIMATDLWGEVPEGVHMPLGRYIFNNITFSRHDPLVARFRAAGYEIADKPYEPESVLVKFPVRYDNVPFSRKTVTRKNGAVEEVDINGDSAVEQLEWYKTLQETWCEQNVSNTISYDPSEIPAIIDWLIHNWDCYVGVSFLFRNDPTKNAEDLGYAYLPQEVTTQEAFEAYTSKLRDVDYSGIEMRDELLMESCPTGACPIR is encoded by the coding sequence ATGACTAAACCCACACCACGTGCCATGGCAACATCGCTGCGCACCTACCACCGCCCCGTTGTAGAAGGTGGAACCATGCTTGAAAGCTGGAACCAAGTCGTGGACCGCGTAGTAGAACACCAACGCTGGCTGTGGGAACGCGCCCTCAACCGCCCACTCAATGACAGGGAAGACCACGAACTAGAAGAAATCCGCAGCCTCATCGTTGACCGCTACCTAGCCCCCTCCGGACGCACTCTCTGGCTCGGCGGTACCGAACTTAGCCGCACTCGCGAATCATGCATGTTCAACTGCTCATACACTCACGTCGAAACCGTATACGACCTCGTCGACGTTCTCTGGCTCCTCCTACAAGGCTGCGGCGTCGGCTTCAGACCTATCACCGGTACTCTCAACGGTTTCCGCCGCCCTCTGCAAGATATCATTGTCATCCGCTCACAACGCACTGAAAAAGGCGGCGTCCCTCACAACGTCGAAACCTACAATCCTCAAACTCACGAATGGCGTATCAAAGTGGGCGACTCCGCTGTCGCCTGGGCCAAAGCCATCGGTAAACTGGTCGCCGGAAAATTCCCCGCCCGTTCCCTCATCCTCGACTTCTCCGAAATACGTCCCGCCGGCACTCGCCTAAAAGGCTACGGATGGATCTCCTCCGGTGATGAACAAATCGCCATCGCCTTCAAAGCCATCGCCAAAATCCTCTCCGACCGCTCCGACCAACTCCTCACCCGCATGGATATCCTCGATATCGTCAACTGGCTCGGCACCATCCTATCCAGCCGCCGCTCCGCTCAAATCGCCCTCTTCGAATACGGCGTTCCCGAATGGCAAGACTTCGCCTCCGCCAAAAAAGAATGGTGGCTCCGCGATAAGGCCCATAGACAACAATCCAACAACAGCCTCCTCTTCCGCCGCAAACCCACTCGCCGCGAACTGGAAGAAATGTTCCAAATGATGCTCGATGCCGGCGGCTCCGAACCCGGCATGATCAACGCCGTCGAAGCTGAAAGACGCGCCCCCTGGTTCCAAGGTGTTAACCCCTGCTGCGAAATCCTCCTCGGCAACAAAAGCTTCTGCAACCTAACCGAAGTCAATGTCCTCGCCTTCAAAGGCGATAAAATCGGCCTCGAACGCGCCCTATACCTCGCCGGTAGAATGAACTACAGACAAACTATGGTAGACCTACGCGACGAAATCCTCCAAGAAGCCTGGCACCTCAATAACTCCTTCCTACACCTCTGCGGCGTTGGCCTCACCGGTATCCGCGCTCGACCAGATCTCACCGCCTACGACTTCAAAAGGATGCGCAACATCACCGTCAGCGCCGCCTACAGCATGGCCTACGAACTGGATTCTCCTCTTCCCAAAAACGTCACCTGCGTGAAACCCAGCGGTACCCTAAGCAAAATTATGGCCACCGACCTGTGGGGTGAAGTTCCTGAAGGCGTTCACATGCCTCTCGGACGCTATATTTTCAATAATATCACCTTCTCACGCCACGATCCCCTCGTCGCACGCTTCCGCGCCGCCGGATACGAAATTGCCGATAAACCCTACGAACCAGAATCCGTACTCGTAAAATTCCCCGTCCGCTACGACAACGTCCCCTTCTCCCGCAAAACCGTCACCCGCAAAAACGGCGCCGTAGAAGAAGTAGACATCAATGGCGATAGCGCCGTAGAACAACTCGAATGGTACAAAACTCTCCAAGAAACATGGTGCGAACAAAACGTTTCCAATACCATCTCCTACGACCCCTCCGAAATCCCTGCCATCATCGACTGGCTAATTCACAACTGGGACTGCTACGTCGGCGTCTCCTTCCTCTTCCGCAATGACCCCACAAAAAATGCCGAAGACCTCGGGTACGCCTACCTCCCTCAAGAGGTAACCACTCAAGAAGCCTTCGAAGCCTACACCTCTAAACTCAGAGACGTAGACTACTCCGGCATCGAAATGCGCGACGAACTCCTCATGGAATCCTGCCCCACCGGCGCCTGCCCCATCCGCTAA
- a CDS encoding metallophosphoesterase has protein sequence MAVWAIADLHLSFGVPNKEMDIFGANWKEHYNKIEANWRAKITEDDLVLIPGDISWGLKLEEAKPDLDWIDKLPGTKVLLRGNHDYWWSSLKQVAQILPPSLHVIQNNIFYWKNVCIGGSRLWDSWEYNFNKYIPYNENPASNKLTYQEKPDDPSQRDKIFERELIRLETSLKTLDQKADYRIAMTHYPPISADLKPSRASEILEEYNVNVCVFGHLHNVVHTHDPLFGTRNNVQYILTAADYLNFDPILLGGIAP, from the coding sequence ATGGCAGTCTGGGCTATAGCCGACCTACACCTATCTTTCGGCGTTCCTAACAAAGAAATGGATATCTTTGGCGCAAACTGGAAAGAACACTACAATAAAATCGAAGCCAACTGGCGCGCAAAAATCACTGAAGACGACCTTGTCCTCATCCCCGGTGATATCTCCTGGGGCCTAAAGCTGGAAGAAGCTAAACCAGACCTCGACTGGATCGATAAACTCCCCGGCACCAAAGTCCTCCTACGCGGTAACCACGACTACTGGTGGTCCTCCCTCAAACAAGTTGCACAAATCCTTCCCCCCTCCCTGCATGTCATACAAAACAATATCTTCTACTGGAAAAATGTATGCATCGGCGGAAGCAGACTCTGGGATAGCTGGGAATACAACTTCAACAAGTATATCCCCTATAACGAAAACCCCGCATCCAACAAACTCACCTACCAAGAAAAACCCGACGACCCCTCACAACGCGATAAAATCTTCGAACGTGAACTCATCCGCCTCGAAACAAGCCTCAAAACGCTAGACCAAAAAGCCGACTACCGCATCGCCATGACACACTACCCTCCCATCAGCGCCGACCTAAAACCCTCCCGCGCCTCCGAAATCCTTGAAGAATATAACGTCAACGTCTGCGTCTTCGGTCACCTCCATAATGTCGTCCACACCCACGACCCCCTCTTCGGTACCCGCAACAACGTCCAATACATCCTCACCGCCGCCGACTACCTCAACTTCGACCCCATTCTTCTAGGGGGCATTGCCCCCTAG
- a CDS encoding sugar phosphate nucleotidyltransferase encodes MDTELLKPKISSKTPPKNSYVDMNKVGVVILGGGQGTRLYPLTDSRCKPAISFAGKYRLIDIAISNAIHSACSKIYVITQFLSTSLHKHICRTYTGNNIFNDSYVDILTAEQRPTNHTWYAGTADAVRLNMDYLTEASVDYYLILSGDQIYSMDFTPLVAFAHKTDADLVVSSLLVNEEDAKRMGIMKINPQHQIQQFVEKPQQKEILDTLKINSTQRKHLSPHSSSKTPFLGSMGIYLFKREALIKLLEEESREDFGKHLIPVQIAKGNTYAYIHNGFWEDIGTIRSFYEANIALTYPEPVFNYYNENSPLICAPTKLPGSRINNTQVKHSIICDGCDIEAKEITHSIIGPRQIIGAGTIVKHSYLMGNDFYQPPLTNRFPEKLHIGKNCVIKKTIIDKDVSIGNDVKLINKDNLTHYDSEHVYIRDGIIIVARGSTLPDGYTL; translated from the coding sequence ATGGATACTGAACTCTTAAAACCCAAAATTTCCTCTAAAACTCCCCCTAAGAATTCCTATGTAGATATGAATAAGGTGGGGGTCGTTATTTTGGGCGGCGGGCAAGGTACACGTCTCTATCCTTTGACAGACTCACGCTGCAAACCAGCAATCAGCTTTGCCGGAAAATACCGTTTAATCGATATTGCTATCTCCAATGCAATACATTCTGCATGTTCTAAAATCTATGTCATCACTCAGTTTTTATCGACATCCCTACACAAACACATCTGCAGAACTTATACCGGAAACAATATTTTCAATGACTCCTATGTAGATATTCTTACCGCTGAACAACGTCCTACCAATCATACGTGGTACGCCGGCACTGCAGATGCGGTACGCCTCAACATGGACTATCTCACCGAAGCTTCTGTCGACTACTATCTTATCCTTTCCGGCGACCAAATCTATTCAATGGACTTCACTCCCCTTGTTGCCTTCGCCCACAAAACAGATGCCGACTTAGTTGTCTCAAGCCTCCTAGTCAATGAGGAAGATGCTAAACGTATGGGTATTATGAAAATTAATCCCCAACACCAAATTCAACAATTTGTGGAGAAACCACAGCAGAAAGAAATTTTAGACACCCTTAAAATCAACTCCACTCAACGCAAACACCTATCCCCCCACTCCTCCTCCAAAACTCCCTTTTTAGGCTCAATGGGAATCTACCTATTTAAACGCGAAGCCCTCATTAAACTCCTAGAAGAAGAAAGCCGCGAAGACTTCGGTAAACACCTCATCCCAGTTCAAATCGCTAAAGGCAATACCTATGCTTACATTCACAACGGTTTCTGGGAAGATATCGGCACAATACGCTCTTTCTATGAAGCTAACATCGCATTAACGTATCCTGAACCCGTTTTCAACTACTACAATGAGAACTCCCCCCTCATCTGCGCCCCCACAAAACTCCCCGGATCACGCATCAACAACACACAAGTCAAACACTCCATCATCTGCGACGGATGCGACATCGAAGCAAAAGAAATCACACATAGCATCATCGGACCAAGACAAATCATCGGCGCCGGCACCATCGTAAAACACAGCTACCTCATGGGAAATGATTTCTACCAACCACCCCTCACCAACCGTTTCCCGGAAAAACTTCATATTGGCAAAAATTGCGTCATCAAGAAAACTATCATCGACAAAGATGTCAGCATTGGCAATGATGTTAAACTCATCAATAAAGATAACTTAACTCATTACGACAGCGAACATGTCTACATCCGCGACGGCATCATCATCGTAGCACGCGGATCAACGCTGCCGGATGGATATACACTCTAG
- a CDS encoding ABC transporter permease, which yields MWGRIKALIIKEILAIWRDKKSRAVLILPPIMQLLIFSFAITLDVNNVSVGILNRDNGSLSFELIERFRGSPFFTNILTLNNISEIADVIDKEKAVIVFQFDEDFSRRLQEGNAASVQAILDGRKSNTAQIVQGYASEIIQNFSQEFQKKNNFPVLNTALFPYNWYNPNLIYQWFTVPSLIGILSMLIGLIVTGLSVARERELGTFDQLLVSPLSPSEILFGKTLPAIIIGMVEGSLVAFAAIYFFRIPFEGSFLLLNFSILTFICSIVGVGLFISSLAKTQQQALLGVFVFMPPAVMLSGFATPVENMPTWLQNVTWVNPLRHFLVIVKGIFLKGIPFEIAFAHLWPMAIIAVVTLTAAGWFFRSRLE from the coding sequence ATGTGGGGCAGAATCAAAGCGCTGATCATCAAAGAGATCCTTGCCATCTGGCGCGATAAGAAAAGCCGTGCTGTCCTCATTTTACCACCCATCATGCAGCTGCTCATTTTCTCTTTTGCCATCACCCTCGATGTCAATAATGTCTCTGTAGGAATTCTTAACAGAGATAACGGCAGCCTCTCCTTTGAGTTGATCGAGCGCTTTCGCGGATCCCCCTTCTTCACCAATATCCTGACCCTTAATAACATCTCTGAAATTGCAGACGTCATAGACAAAGAGAAAGCCGTCATAGTCTTTCAATTCGATGAGGACTTCTCACGCAGACTACAAGAAGGAAACGCAGCCTCCGTTCAGGCAATTCTGGACGGCAGAAAATCGAATACTGCCCAAATTGTGCAAGGCTATGCTTCCGAGATCATACAAAACTTTAGCCAGGAATTTCAGAAGAAAAATAACTTCCCCGTTCTAAACACAGCCCTATTCCCTTACAATTGGTATAATCCTAATCTGATTTACCAGTGGTTCACTGTCCCCAGCTTAATTGGTATCCTAAGTATGTTAATAGGGCTTATTGTCACAGGGTTATCGGTTGCACGCGAACGAGAGCTCGGCACCTTTGACCAACTCCTTGTGTCACCCCTTTCTCCCAGCGAAATACTTTTCGGCAAAACTTTACCTGCCATCATTATCGGCATGGTAGAAGGATCCCTTGTGGCTTTTGCAGCGATATACTTTTTTAGAATCCCTTTTGAAGGATCATTCCTGCTGCTCAATTTCAGCATCTTGACCTTTATCTGCTCTATCGTGGGGGTGGGGTTGTTCATCTCTTCCCTCGCAAAAACACAGCAACAGGCCCTGTTAGGGGTTTTTGTTTTCATGCCGCCAGCCGTCATGCTCTCAGGCTTTGCTACCCCTGTGGAGAACATGCCGACCTGGCTCCAAAATGTCACCTGGGTTAATCCCCTCAGGCATTTTCTTGTGATTGTGAAAGGGATTTTCCTGAAAGGAATCCCATTTGAGATAGCCTTTGCCCATCTCTGGCCAATGGCTATTATTGCTGTTGTCACACTAACGGCTGCAGGGTGGTTTTTCCGCAGCAGATTAGAATAA